Genomic segment of Verrucomicrobium sp.:
TACGACACCTCGCCGCGCTGGTCGTCGCGTCTCGAAGGTACGGCCGCCGGCGCCGACTGTCACGACGTCGACGGAATTGACCGCTGTCGAAGTGGTCGGTAGCGATGTCCAGGTTCCGAAGGAGTTGGCTCAGTTCCTTGCGACCAACGAGGCAGAAGGCCTGACGCAGTATCAGCGCAGCCTAGACTTATTCGACGAGGGAACGCAGATAACCGAAGCGCGTAACGACCTGCTCCTGAAAAAGAGCAGCCAGCGCATCCGGTTCGAGACATCCCTGACTCTGCTGCAGAAGAAATTGCTCAACGCGCTACTGTTCGTCGCCCGCCCCACGTTGTCCGGTCGCGAGATGTTCTCGGTGCCAGTGGATTACTTGTCGTGGTGTGTGAGCCATGACAGGTCCGACATGGGCTACCTCAAAGATTCGCTGAAGGCGATGAAACGCACTATTGAGGTAGAGGAAGGCGAGAAATGGTTGTTGACCAGCTTGCTGGCGGACGTACTGTTTGACGGCAAGAACATCATCTACGACATCCCCCCGCTCGTGCGTCGCGCGTTCAGCGCACCCAAACGCTACTACTACATCTCGATGGTGGCCAACGCGAGGTGCCGCAGCAAGTATTCACACTCCCTCTACGAGATGCTCAAGGAGTTTGAGTACCGCGGCGAGACGCCGGTGATGACCATCGAAGAGTTCCGGGAGCGGATGGGCGTTGAAAAACACGAATATCCCGAATTCAAGCGACTCTCGGCCCGAACCATCACAGGGCCTTTGCAGGAATTGGAGGAGATGAGCGACCTCACTGCGACAGTCGACTACGCGACCAAGGGGCGCAAAATCGTCGGCATCATGTTTTACATCAAGCCGAACCCCAAAAACCAGTTCCCGACGGACAGCAATGAGCGCATCAGACCTGAATACTGGACGATGCTTAAGGACGAATTTGGGCTCAACCGTAGCCAGCTCGATGAAGTCACGCGTGTCCACTCCGCCAAGCGCGTTGAGGAAGTCTGCGACGTTCTCTTCTACCGCTATATCACGAAAAAGAAAGAAATCAAGAATGGGTTCAAGCTGGTCAGCTCCGGTCTGAACGATACTGAAGGCAAGTACCACCTGACCAATCGGGAAAAGGATGAGCTTGCCGTGCTGAGAGAGCGCGAGCAGACAATGAGCGTCGAGCAGAAGATGCGCGATGCACAGGTCCGCGCGCACGAAGCGCGAGTTGCGGAATTCAATCATCGATGGGCTACGTGGAGCGACCAGGAGCAGCAGTTCCACTGGAGCGTTTTCGTGAAAGAGCCCGAATTTATGACGTTGCAAAAAGCCAAGCTGGTCTCGGCCAGCGACACTCCGAATCTGAATGCTCCGATGGTTCACTCTGCTTTCATGAACTACCTGCTGCGCACGGGCCGCCTCGGCGATTGACGCACAAGGCCGGCCATCGGCTCGGACGACTCAACGAAGTCGAAGGTGCTTCAGCACAGCTGCCGCGCCAATCGCTGGGCCAATACACTGCTGAGAGCAGTCACTCAATTCCGTGAGCGGACTACTTGCCGGCGTCCGCAGTGCGCGCACAAAAGCGTCATAAGCTCCTGAGGTCAGTGTCGAAACCTCGGCCTCCGGTCCAGCAAAACCGACGAAACCCTGAGCAGCCCCTTGAGCCGAGAAGCGCGCCGGGCGCCGCGCGCACCGTACCGACCGCCGGCGCCGCCTGTGACCACGCCTGAGACTGCACATTAACCGCGCCCGATGTCGTCGCGACCTGCTCCCGAATAAGCTCACCTTGAGGTGCCGCAGCTGTCCACATTTGGAAGCATAGGCAGCACGCCAGCGTCATCCGGACGGCATTGGCCAATCTGAAATCGCGCTTCCGTCGTTGCGGTCCCGACGGCGCCTCACTTTCGGTCGCGTGGATTGCGCAGGGCAAGGTTGTGGCGCTTAGCGCAATTGGTTTCGACGCAAAGCCTCTCCCCGTGGTCTCACTGCTCATTGACGTCCTAGGGCGACACCGAGCACATCCGCGACGAGCAGTCGTTCGCAGTGCGAGAGTTCTTCTGCAATCCCGCCCTTCTGGCCACCGACAGCGTCCAGTGCCCGGCAAATGACTTCGTCGTCCTCTCCTTGGGGAGCATTTCCAGCCGAGTCAGTGCGCTGGCGAGCTTGGAGCAGATTGTGACCAGTCCCAGGCAGCGTTCGATTCCCATGATTTTCCTCAAAAGTTGACCTTTTGCATAGTGCAGCTCCGTCTGATTTGCCTAAAACAACGCGGCTACGACGTTCGCTATAGGTGAAAGGCCACTTAACAAAGGAACTTCGAGTATGAAACCTGTTGCCGCCGCATTCAGCGCTGTCATCACCCTCGTGCTCGCATGGGGTCTCTGGTATATGACCACCCCGGTCTTTAACTTTTCGTTCGTCGAAAGCTACATCTTCGTCGCGTTCGTCATCGCGATATTCGGGGCGTTCCTCGGACTGTTCGGTAACAAGAACGCGATGGCGCTGTCGCTGGTCGTGGCATTCCTTCTGTTCGGGGGCAGTATCGCTATTGCATCCCTCAGCAGCTGGTCGCTTTTCCACACTGAAGCTTATCGCGCGCAGCTCGGCGTCGAAGAGAAAGCAACCCTCTCGACATCCCTTCCACCGCTGCAACTCGATAAGGCACCGCTGGTCTCCGAAGACATGGCTGAACGCGCTGCCGAAAAAAGTCTGGCGACCGACGCCAACCTGGGCTCCCAAGTCAACCTGAGCCGGCCGACGCGACAGATTGTCGACAAAAAGCTGGTGTGGGTTTCGTTTTTGCAGCCTCGAGACTTCTTCAAGTGGCTTAAAGACGGTCATACGCCGGGTTACGTGGTAGTCGACGCGAACGATGCATCGAACGTGCAGTTGGTTACCCAGCTTCACGGCAAACCGCTCGCTTTGCGTTACACCCGTGGCGCCTTCTTCGGTGACGACGTTGAGCGCCATCTGTACCAGGCAGGTTTCCGAACAGTGGGCCTGACGGACTTCAGCGAAGAGCTGGACGATGAAGGCAACCCGTATTACGTGGTGACGCTGTACCAGCACACTATCGGCTTTAACGGCGACGAAGCAACTGGTGTTGCAACGGTCGATGCTCAGACGGGCGAAGTGAAGCAGTACGGCATCAATGATGCGCCCGCCTGGATTGACCGCATTCAACCGGCATGGTTTGTGAAAGAGCAGGCTCAAAATCGCGGTTACTATGCCGCTGGCTGGTTCAACCCGTCGGACACGGACCGCACGGAAGTGTCATCGGTCGACCTCGTGTACGCAGCAGATGGCCATGCGGACTACTACGTCGGCATGACCAGCCTGGGCAAAAAGAGCGGATTGATTGGCTTCATGCTTGTCGACAGCCGCACGAAGAAGGTAAAGAGCTACGTGCTCTCAGGTGCATCGGAACAGGCAGCCATCGCGGCCGCAGAAGGTGTGCTGCCGGAAAAGCATTACACGGCAACCGCAGCGCTTCCGTTCATGCTCAACTCGACGCCCACGTACGCCATGACAATGCGTGACGCCACCGGCATTGCGCGCGGTTTCGCGCTGGTCTCGATTCACGACATCAGCAAGGTCGTGGTCGCAGACACATTGCAGGCAGCAAGCCGTCAGTATCAGATGAAGCTCAGCCAGGACCCGACCTCGGTTCAGGGTTCGACCGCCGTAACGAATCAGACGCTGACGGGCACGGTTTCGCTCATCGGCTCCGACATCCGCAATGGCAATACGCTGTACTACTTCACGCTGGATTCGATGCCCGGTCGTATCTTCATGGTTCGACCGACGTGTCCGTCGAAATCGCCCTGACCAAATCAGGTCAGAAGGTATCTATCGAGTATTCGGCTGGCAACACGCAGTTGACCAACCTGCTCAAGTTCGACAACCTGGATATCCCCAACCAGCCGCAGTCGGCGACGGGCACCGCGCAGTAAAAGCAGTTTTTCCGTGCTGCATTCGCCCCTCGAGTCACTTCGAGGGGTTTTTCCTTGTCTCGCGGGTCGATTTCCAAAATCTCAGGTTACGCGTCTCGCTAGAGGCGCTTTGACATGCAACAGGCCATCGAGCT
This window contains:
- a CDS encoding replication initiation protein, whose protein sequence is MDRDISGNTASTDFDSAPVSRADTTPRRAGRRVSKVRPPAPTVTTSTELTAVEVVGSDVQVPKELAQFLATNEAEGLTQYQRSLDLFDEGTQITEARNDLLLKKSSQRIRFETSLTLLQKKLLNALLFVARPTLSGREMFSVPVDYLSWCVSHDRSDMGYLKDSLKAMKRTIEVEEGEKWLLTSLLADVLFDGKNIIYDIPPLVRRAFSAPKRYYYISMVANARCRSKYSHSLYEMLKEFEYRGETPVMTIEEFRERMGVEKHEYPEFKRLSARTITGPLQELEEMSDLTATVDYATKGRKIVGIMFYIKPNPKNQFPTDSNERIRPEYWTMLKDEFGLNRSQLDEVTRVHSAKRVEEVCDVLFYRYITKKKEIKNGFKLVSSGLNDTEGKYHLTNREKDELAVLREREQTMSVEQKMRDAQVRAHEARVAEFNHRWATWSDQEQQFHWSVFVKEPEFMTLQKAKLVSASDTPNLNAPMVHSAFMNYLLRTGRLGD